The Polyangium aurulentum genomic interval GCTTCACCTTCCTGCGCATCCTCATGGTCCGGCAGCCGACGCCGGTGATCGTGGTGTCGAGCTACGCGCACAAGGAGAACGTCTTCAAGGCGCTCGAGCTCGGCGCTGTCGACTTCGTCGCCAAGCCCAGCCAGAAGCTCGCGCCCGACGCCTCGCTGCGCCGGGAGATCCTGCAGAAGGTGCTCCTCGTGCGCTACCTGCGGCCGCTCGCGATGGCTGGCGCGCGCCCCGTCCTGCCCAACGCGCTGAGCCGGCCCATCACGACCGCCGCGCCCATCTCGACGGCCGCCGCCGTGATGCCCGAGCCGAGCGCGCGCTCGGTGGCGGCGATCGCGGCGCGCTTCATCGTGGGCATCGGCTCGTCGACCGGAGGCCCGACGGCGCTGCTCGAGATCCTGAGCCGCATCCCGGAAAAGTACCCGGGCGCGATCCTCATCGCGCAACACATGCCCGACAAATTCACCCGCACCTTCGCCGAGCGGCTCGATCGCAAGAGCGCCATCCGCGTGACCGAGGCGCAGGACGGCGACCTCGTGACCGCGCGGCGCGCCTTCATCTGCCCCGGCAAGATGTGCATGGAGGCCGTGGTCACGCAGGGCTCGGGGGGCGTCGGCTGGAGCGAGATCCGCCTGCGCGTAGGTCCCCCCTCGCAGCACGACCGCTACGTGCCGAGCGCCGACCGCCTCCTGCGCAGCATCGCCCCGGTCGGCTCGCGCGCGTACGGCATCATCCTGACCGGCATGGGCGACGACGGCGTCGCAGGCGCCCGCGCCATCCGCGCCGGCGGCGGCACCATCGTCGCCGAGAGCGAGGAAACCGCGGTCGTCTATGGCATGCCGCGCGCCGCCGTACGTGCCGGCGTCGTGAACGAGAGCATGGGGCTGCCCCAGGTCGCGGAGTACGTGGCTGGGCTCACGTGAGCTGGGCGCCGAGGATGGCGCTTCGCGAGATGCAAAAGTTGACCCCCCGGACGTCACATGAGACACGTCTTTCCGGGACATGGGGCCTCGTTCGATTGCACGCGTCCTCGTCACGGCAGGCCTGATTTCGGCCTGCGCGCTGGCGGGATCCCCCGCCCTCGGCCAGGCAGCGCCGGGCGCCAACAAGCCCGCTGCGCCCGCGGCTGCGAAGCCCAAGCCCGCGGCGAAGTCCGGCGGAAAGGCGCCCGCGAAGCCCGCGGCCAAGCCGGCGGCGAAGAAGGGCTCCTCGAAGAAGCCCCCCGCCACCCGCAAGGCCGGTGAGCCTGGCGAGCCCGACGAGAATGCCCGCAGGGTGATCGCCGGGGCGCCGCCCACGCCGGGGCGCTCGGTGGACGAGTCTCCCGAGCTGAAGGCCATGCGCGAGGTCGATCTCGCGCTCTTCTCGACGACCCCGAGCTCGGGCCCGGACTGGCCTTCGGATGATCTTCCGCGGCTCGAGGGCGACGACCCGGTCCTCGTCGCCTCCGGCATGCCCCCCGCGGCGCCGAGGCCGACCGCCCAGGCGCCCGACGCGCCCGGCGACCTCTCCTGGCTGCGCAAGCTCGACATGCCGGACATCCCCGTCCGCTGGGATGCGCGCGTCGTGCGCTACCTCGAGTTCTACAAGAACACCCCGCGCGGTCGCGCCATGGTCGCCACGTGGATCAAGAAGAGCGGCCGTTACGGCGCCGCGATCCGCCGCGTGCTGCGCGAGCAGGGGTTGCCCGAGGACATCGTCTGGCTCGCGCTCGTCGAGAGCGGCTTCGACCCCACGATCCACTCCCCCGTCGGCGCCGCGGGCCTGTGGCAGTTCATGCCCGAGGGCGCGCGGATCTACGGGCTCACCGTCGATCGCTGGATCGACGAGCGCCTCGACCCCGAGCGCGCGACGCTCGCCGCGGCCCGCTACCTGTCGGATCTGCGCCGCCGCTTCGGGAGCTGGGAGCTGGCGTTCGCGGCCTACAACATGGGCTACGGCGGGCTGCTCGCGTCGATCCGCAAGTACAACACCAACGACTTCTGGGAGCTGAGCCGCGTCGAGGCGGGCATGCCGCTCGAGACGGCGCTCTACGTGCCCAAGATCGTGTCCATGGCCATCGTGGCCAGAAACTGCGCCGTCTTCGGCTGCGACACGATCGAGCTCGATCCGGCCGTCACCTTCGACAAGGTCGCCGTCGGCGCGGGCGTGTCGCTGCGGACGGTGGCGGCGGCCGCGGGCGCCTCCGAGGACGCGGTCGACGCGCTCAATCCCCAGCTCCCCGCCGGACGCACGCCTCCCCTCGCTCCCGATGCGAAGGAGGGCGCGAGCTTCACGGTGCGCGTCCCCGCGGGCACCGGCGCGCGCGCGGCCAAGAGCGTGGGCAAGCTGCTCGAACGCGAGGAGAAGCTCGAGCGGTACGTCGTGCGCTGGGGCGAGTCGCTCGAAGACATCGCCACGAGCCGCCGCACCACGAGGAGCTCGCTGCTCTCGGTGAACGGCCTGCGGCGCGACGAACCCGTCCGGCCGGGCACCGTGCTGCTCGTGCCCCCGGCGCCCCCGACGGCGGATGGCGCCGCGGTCGAGGGGGTCGAAAAGGACAAACGCCCCGTCCTCGTCGTGCCGGGAGAGGCGTTCTCGTATCCAGACCGGCGGCGCGTCTTTTACCGCGTGGCGCCGGGCGATACGGCGCGCGAGGTCGCTTCGGCGCTCGGCGTGACCGCGCCCGAGATCTGCCGCTGGAATGCGATCGATCCGGGCGCGTCGCTGCACGACGGCATGACGCTGCAGGTCTTCGTGCCCAAGGAGCGCGCCTTGAAGAACGCGCTCGTGCTCGAAGAGGCCGAGGCGCGCGTGCTCCCCGTGGGCTCGCCCGAGTTCTTCACGCACTTCGAGGCGCTCAAGGGCCGAAAGCGCATGGAGGTCGTCGCGGCCGAGGGCGACTCGTGGCGCGGGCTGTCGAAGCGCTTCGGGCTGAGCCTGGGCATGCTCGAGCGGATCAACCACCGCTCGCGTACGAGCCCGCTCGCCGCCGGCGACAAGGTGGTCGTGTACGTTCCCGCGACGCCCACGCCCGCCGCGCCCCCGGCCGAGCCCGTGAAGGAGCGCCCGGAGGACAAGGGCGAGACCATGGTGGCCGTGGTCCAGCCCGCCGAGGATCGCGCCGCGCCCCCGAGCGACGAGCTCGCGGACAAGGACGACGAGGGCGCGACCAAGCCCGCCGTGCTGCGCAACGAGGAGCCCAAGCCGTCGACGCCGCCCGTCGCCGACAAGCCGGCCGCCGAGCCGAGCCCTGCGCCCGTGGAACGCAAGCCGACCGACAAGACACCGGCGCCTCCACCCTCGAAGTCCGGCCAGGGAGCCTGACGCAATAACGCGCCGCGCTGTGTGCAATTTTCCGATAGCGAGAATGTCTGGGCCCGCGCGATAATCGCGGCATGCGCCGTACGTCGTGCTTCCTCCTCGCCTTGCTCCCCTGCCTCGCCCAAGTGGCGTGCAGCGTCCCTGACGATGGTCCCGCGGTCGTCCCGCCTCCGCCCGGCCCCGCCGAGTGGAATCGCGACGTCGAGGAGCCGACCGACGCCGAGGCCGAGACCAAGCGGGCGGCGTGCGAGTACAAGTCGGGCGCGCTGCCGGCCGAGACCCAGGGCGAGAGCCGGCCCTCGGGCGACGAGATCCCCATCGATCACATCGTCGTCATGATGATGGAGAATCGCTCGTTCGACCATTACTTCCAGAAACTCCCCGAATACGGCCAGCCCGACGTCGAGGTCGCGCCCGAGGGGTTCACCAATCCCGGCCCCGACCAGGTGCCTGTCGAGCCCTTCCGCGACACGCAGCTCTGCTTCGTCGACACGAACCACGAGTGGACGGGCACGCACACGCAGATCAACGGCGGGAAGATGGACGGGTTCGTTACGACGAACGAGGGCTGGCACGAGATGCCCGCGCACGGCTCGCTCGACATGCTGAGCGGCAAGCGGGCCATGACGTATTACACGGCGGACGACCTGCCGTTTTATTACTGGCTGGCGAACGAGTTCGCGATCGCGGACCATTACCACGCCTCGGTCCCCGGCCCGACGTGGCCGAACCGCATGTTCCTCTACGGCGCCGGCTCGTTCGGCGCGGTGCACAACGTCTTCGTCGAGCCCGACAAGCTGCTCTTCGATTACCTCGACCTGCGCCAGATCTCCTGGAAGATCTACGTGTCGACCACCGCGGGCGCCGCCATCTTCGCGCTGAAGTACCTCGATTACTCCGAGGCTGGGCACGTCACCACCATCGACGATTACTTCAAGGACGCGGCCGCCGGGACGTTGCCGCAGGTGGCGTTCGTCGATCCGGGGATCGCGCGCGAGGGGTATGCGCAGAACGACGAGCATCCGCCCGCGATTGCGATGCTCGGCGAGAACTTCTCGGCCACGGTCGTCGACGCGCTGACGAAGAGCCCGAACTGGGATCGTTCGGCCCTCTTCATCACGTACGACGAGCACGGCGGCCTCTTCGACCACGTGGTTCCCCCGCCCGCCTGCGCGCCCGACGACATCGATCCCAAGCTCGAGAAGGACGACACCGTCGCGAAGTTCGACCAGCTCGGCGTGCGCGTGCCGCTCATCGTGGTCTCGCCCTACGCGAAGAAGCATTTCGTCGGTCACCGGACCTACGACCACACCTCGATCGTGCGCTTCATCGAGGCGCGGTTCACGATGCCCGCGCTCACCAATCGCGACGCGAACGCCGAGGCGCCCTGGGAGATGTTCGACTTCGAGAACCCCCCGCACGCCGATCCGCCGGCCATCACGATCCCCAAGATCGATCAGACCAAGCTCGACGCGTGCAAGGCCATCTTCGAAGAGTAGACCTGGGCAATGACCTCCCGCGCGGCGCACGCCGCGATCGCCGCCGTCTCCCTCGCCCTCCTCGCGGGCGCCTGCCGTGACAAACCCGAAGCGGGCCCCGCGAGCCCCTCTCCCTCCTCGTCCACCTCCGCCTCCCCCGCCGCGCCGCCCGAGCCGCTGACGCCGCTCGCCAGGCTCTCTGCGGACGCTGCATCGCGCGCGCAGAGGGCGCTCGAGGCCCTGCTCGCCCATCCTCCCTCGGGCCGCGGCGACGCCCACCCCGCGTATCTCGATCTGCGCCGCGCGGTCGCCTCCGGGGCGCCGCTCTGGCGCAGGCGCGGGACCATTGGCGGGGAGGTGCTCTTCGGCCCCGAGCGCTCGATCGACGAGGGCGGCGGGGCAATGCTCCGGCTCGACAGAGCGCTCGTCGAGGGAAACGAAGAGGCCATCCGCCGCGAGGGCGCGCAGGTCGACCGCGCCCTGCGCCTCTTTGCCGAGGAGGCGCGGCGGGTGCCCGTCTCGCCGCAGGCCGTGCAAAGCGCGCTATCGCTCGCCGCCTACGACCTCGGCGCGCTCGCGCTCGAATCGACGGCGGGGTTGCCCGAGGGCCCGGCCGCGGTGCTCGCGGATCTGCGCGGAACGCTCGATTTCATCGATGACGGCGCCCGCACGCTCGCCAGCGGCGCGGGCACGGAAGCCGCCTCCTCGGCCCTCTCGGCCGTGCGCGCGGCCATCGATCCCCTGCGCGCCCGGCTGGACGCGGCGCAAACGGCGCTCGACCTCCAGGATCGCGCTGGGTTTGTCCTGCAAACCGGCCGGCTCGGCGTCGCCGCTCGCCGCCTGGGGCATCCGCGCCTGCCTTATCGTCCGCGCGTGTCGACTGCGGAGCGCGAGATCGAGGAGCCCGTCTCCGCGCTCACCCTGCCCGCCCCCCGCCTCGGACCGCGCGGCGAGGCCTCGCGCGACGAAGCCCATGCCTCGCTCGGCCGCATGCTCTTCTTCGATCGCCGCCTCTCGCGGGGCGGCGTGCGGTCCTGCGCCTCCTGCCACACGCCCGAGAAAGGCTTTGCCGACGGGCTCGTCCGCCCGAAATCGCTCGAATCGTCGATCGAGCTGCGCCACACGCCGACGCTGCTCTACACCTCGCTGCACGCGGCCCAGCTCTGGGACGGGCGCACGCTCACCGCGGAGAGCCAGGCGCTCGGGGTGATTCACGCCCGCGCCGAAATGGGTTTGTCCGAGGACGAGCTGCTCTCTGCGCTCTCGGCCGTCCCCGATTACCAGGCGCGCTTCGCCGCCCTGCCCGAGCCCGGGATCACGGCGGCGAACGTGGGCCGGGCGCTCGTGGCCTTCGAGGTGGCGGCGCTGGTCCCCGCGGACGCCCCGATCGACCGCTTTGCGCGTGGCGAGGAGGGCGCGCTCTCGGCCGAGCAGCGTCGCGGGCTCGATGTCTTCGCGGGCAAGGGTCGCTGCGCGCGCTGCCATATTCCGCCCTTCTTCGGAGGCTCGCGCCCGCGCGATTTCGCGGTCCCGGTCTTCGCGGCCATCGGTGTCCCCACCGATCCGAAAGGGAAAGCGCTCGATCCGGATCGGGGGCGCGGGGCGGTGACGGGGCGCGCGATCGACGAGGCGGCATTCAAGACGCCGACGGTCCGCGACGCCGCCCGCACCGCGCCTTATTTCCACAATGGCCGGTTCGCCACCCTGGAGGAGGTCGTCGATTTCTATGACAAGGGGGGCGGGCAGGGGCTCGGGCTGTCGGTGCCAACCCAGGATCCGGAGGTGCGCAAGCTGGGTCTCTCGAAGGAAGAGACCCAGGCGCTGCTCGCGTTCATGCGGGAGGGGCTGCTCGATCGCACGCCGCCGGAGAAGCTCGCCGAGCGCGTGCCGAAGTGATCACGGCACCGTGTAGCAGCTCCCGAGCAGGCGCATTCCGTTCGGGATCTTGTCGTTCGCGACCGTGTCGCCGACGGTGTTGTACTGCGAGTCCCACGCGCGCCGGTACAGGACATCGTACGTGCCCCCCACGAGCTTGCTCGTGAAGTTCGGGCCATACAGCGTGTAACTGGCGCCCGAATACCAGAAGCTCGCGAGCACGTGCATCGCGCCCGTGTCCCTCGCGCGGAGGTAGAACGAGGTCGTCGTCGAGTATCCCGGGTTCGTCGCCGGCAACGGCGCGCCATTCATCGTGATGGCGCCGCCCATGGGCGCCATCGGGATGTCGATGGCGAGGTTGTTCGCGCCGGGAGCGACCACCACGTTCGCCTTCAGCACGCGCATTCCGTTCGGGATCTTGTCGTTCGCGACCGTGTCGCCGACGGTATTGTACTGCGAGTCCCACGCGCGCCGGTACACGACATCGTACGTGCCCGCCACGAGCTTGCTCGTGAAGTTCGGACCGTACAGCGTGTAACTGGCGCCCGAGTACCAGAAGCTCGCGAGCACGTGCATCGCGCCCGTGTCTTTCGCCTTCAGGTACAACGAGGTCGTCGTCGAATACCCGGGGTTCGTCGCCGGCAAGGGCGCGCCATTCATGGTGATCGTCCCGCTCACCGTCGCCATCGGGATGTCGATCGCCAGGTTGTTCGCGCCTGGCTTGATCACCACGTCCGTCATCAGCACGCGCATGCCGTTCGGGATCTTGTCGTTCGCGACCGTGTCGCCCACCGTGTCGTATTGCGAATCCCACGCGCGCCGGTACAGGACATCGTACGTGCCCGCCACGAGCTTGCTCGTGAAGTTCGGGCCGTACAGCGTGTAACTGGCGCCCGAATACCAGAAGCTCGCGAGCACGTGCATCGCGCCCGTGTCCTTCGCTTTCATGTAGAGCGTCGTCGTCGTCGAATATCCCGGGTTCGTCGCCGGCAACGGCGCGCCATTCATGGTGATCGTGCCCGTCACCGTCGCGGCGGGGATGTCGATCGCCAGGTTGTTCGCGCCGGGAGCGATCTCCAGGTCCTTCATCAGCACGCGCATGCCGTTCGGGAGCTTGTCGTTCGCGACCGTGTCGCCCACCGTGTCGTATTGCGAATCCCACGCGCGCCGGTACAGGACATCGTACGTGCCCGCCACGAGCTTGCTCGTGAAGTTCGGGCCGTACAGCGTGTAACTGGCGCCCGAATACCAGAAGCTCGCGAGCACGTGCATCGCGCCCGTGTCCTTCGCCTTCAGGTAGACCGTCGTCGTCGTCGAATAACCCGGGTTCGTCGCCGGCAAGGGCTGCCCATTCATCGTGATCGTGCCCGTCACCGTCGCGGCGGGAATGTCGATCGCCAGGTTGTTCGCGCCTGGCTTGATCACCACGTCCTTCTGCAGGATCCGCATGCCGTTCGGGATCTTGTCGTTCGCGACCGTGTCGCCCACCGTGTCGTATTGCGAATCCCACGCGCGCCGGTAGTACAGGTCGTAGGTCCCCGCCACGAGCTTGCTCGTGAAATTCGGCCCGTACAGCGTGTAACTGGCGCCCGAATACCAGAAGTTCGCGAGCACGTGCATCGCGCCCGTGTCCTTCGCCTTCAGGTAGAGCGTCGTCGTCGTCGAATAACCCGGGTTCGTCGCCGGCAAGGGCTGCCCGTTCATCGTGATCGTGCCCGTCACCGTCGCCATCGGGATGTCCACGTTCAGCGAGCTCGTGCCCGCGCCGATGATCAGATCGGTCCCGAGGATGCGCATGCCGTTCGGGATCTTGTCGTTCGCGACCGTGTCGCCTACCGTGTTGTATTGCGAATCCCACGCGCGCCGGTAGACGAGGTCGTACACTCCGGCAACGAGCTTGCTCGTGAAGTTCGGCCCGTACAGCGTGTAACTGGCGCCCGAATACCAGAAGCTCGAGAGCGCGTGCATCGCGCCCGTGTCCTTCGCCTTCAGGTAAAGCGACGTCGTCGTCGAGTATCCCGGGTTCGTCGCCGGCAAGGGCTGCCCGTTCATCGTGATCTTGCCGCTGATGCTCACCATCGGGATGTCGATCGTCCCCGGCAGCGCGCTCGTGGTCGCGCACGCGCCCATCCCCGTGCAATCCCCCGTCACCGCGCCCGCGCACGCTCCGCCCGCCACGCACGCGTCCCCGGTCGTGCACGCAATGCCGTCATTGCACGACGAGCCCACCGGCTTCGGCACCACCGGGAAGCTCTTCGTCGCCTCGTCGCAAGCCCCCACCGTCACGCAAGGCCCGCTCGCCGGCGGCGGCGAGGGCACGTTCGTCTCGATGCACCCATCCCCATCGGCCGCCGGGCTCGCGGGCGAGCAGATCTCGACGCCCGTGCACCACAGGCCATCGTCGCAGAGCGCGTTGCTCGGCGTGTTCGACGGCGTCCCTCCCGCGCACTTGTCGACCGTGCACGCGATCCCGTCCTCCGGCACCAGCCCGTCGTCCGCGGCGTGCCCGCAGCCGGTGATCGCATTGCAAGAGTCCGCCGTGCAGGGATTGCCATCGTCGCAGCTCACCTGCGCCCCACCCGCGCACGTCCCCGCCTGGCAGGTCTGTCCCGACAGACAGAGCGTGGTCGAGCACGCGCTTCCGTTCGGCAGCGTCGTGTGCGCGCAGATGCCGCCCATCACGCTGTCGGCGGTGCACGGATTGCCGTCGTCGCAGGCCGGCGTGTAGCAGACCGGCTGCCCGTTCTGGCTCATGCACGCCTGGTTCTGCGCGGCGCACGGGTTCGGCACGCAAGGGTCCTGCGTGCAGCCGCCCTGTCCGTCGTCGTGCCAGCCCGCATCGCAGCCGCACGTCGCGAGCGGACCATTGGCCACGCACGTGGTCTGGTTCGGCTCCTTGCACGGGTTCGGCGTGCAGGGATCCTGCGTGCAGCCTCCCATTTCGTCATCGTGATACCCGCCCGCGACATCGCAGGCATTGCACGTCGCGCCCGTGTATCCGGCGTCGCACGCGCACGTCACGACCCCGCCCTCGTCCGAGCACGCGCCGTGGCCGCTGCAGCTATCGGGCGCGCAAACCTGGTCGACGACGCACGTCCCGCCCTCGTCGTGATGGCCCGCATCGCAGCCGCATACCGGCGTGCCTCCCTGCGCGGTGCAAGAACCCTTGTTCGGCTCCTTGCACGGATTGGGCGTACACGGATCGGTCGTGCACCCGCCCTGCCCGTCCGGGTGATATCCTTGCGTCTCGTCGCACGCGCCGCACCACGGCGCCGCCCAGCCCGGGTCGCAGGCGCACGTCAGCGTCCCGCCCATCTCCGAGCACTGCCCGTGACCGCCGCACGTCGTCGGCATGCACGTCACATCGGGCACGCAAACGCCGTTCTCCTCGTGCGTTCCGGCGCTGCAATCGCAGGCGATCATCCCGTCCTTCACGGAGCAATTCGACTTGTCCTGCGGGCACGGGTTCGGATTGCAAGGCGTATTGGTACACCCTCCCTTCCCATCCGGGATGTACCCTCCCGCGACGTCACAGCCCTCGCAGAACGCCCCCGAATACCCGGCGTCGCACGTGCATTCGATCGCGCCGCCGCCATCCGAGCAAGCGCCGTGTCCGCCGCAGGTCGAGGGCATGCACGTCTCGTCGGGAGCGCACCCGTCCGGCGTCGCGTGCGTCCCGGGATCGCATTCGCAGCCGCCGTTTCCATCCGGATGCTGCCCGGTCGGGCAAGCGCCCGCATCCGCCCCGGCGTCCTCGCCGCTCTCCACGTCCGCGCCCGCATCCACGACAGGCCGCGGCGGGTCTGCACCGTCGTCACCGCAGCCCACCACGCACGCGACGACTGCCCAGCAAATCCCCCAAAACGACCACGAGGAGCACACACGCTTCATATGAATTCCCGCCGGTCCGCATGATCCACGCCCCATCTTGGTGTGTCAACCCGCAACGCCGAGGCCCAGCAGCGCCGATGACGCAGCAAGACGTGCCGCGAGCGCCCTCGAGCACGAAGATCGCGATTCGGGCATTGAGCTTCGCTCCCCGCCCCGGTTACCATGCTAGCGGGTCGAACGAATCAACCGGGCATCGAGAGGGATCATGAAGCGAAATCACCTCGTTCTATTGGGCCTGGCCGGGGCGCTGGCGCTCACGGCCGGCTGCACCATCAAGGGCAACGCGGGCGGCAGCGGCGGCGCGGGCGGCGCGGGCGGCGAAAACAACGGGCAAGGCGGAAAGACCGCCTCCTCCGGCGACGGGGTCGGGGGCACCTTCGTCGGCTCCGCCGGCCCGGGCGCGGGCGGCAGCGGGCCGACGTGCGCGACCGATAGCGACAAGGACGATGACGGCGACGGCCTGAGCGAGGCGCAGGGCGACTGTAACGACTGCGACGCGAACGTCAGCCCCGGCGGCATCGAGGTCGTCAACTCCGACCCGATGAAGCAGGCCGCGGACGAGGATTGCGACGGCGTGGTCGACAACGTCGCCCCCGCCTCGTGCGACGGCAACCTTCAGCTCACCGATCCGGACCCGCAAAACGGCGCCCGCGCGCTCGACCTCTGCCAGTTCGTCGGGGCCGACGATAAGAAATGGGGCGTGCTCGACGCGAAATACGTTCGCGCCAATGGCACCGCGGTGGGCGCGTCGCGGCAAATCGGCCTCCTCGACGGCTTCGGCCCCAACGTGAACGTCCAGCTCGGCTCGCGCATGCTCGCCCTCTCCTCGGGCGGCGCCCGCACGCCGGGGCAGCCCGAGGTGTGCACGAGCCATGGCTGCACCGGCTATGGCGCGGGCACGGCGCCCCCGGGCTTCCCGCAGAACGCGCCCGGCTGCGCGCAGGGCACCCAGATCCGCGACGACGTCGGCCTCGAGCTCAAGCTCCGCGCGCCCACGAACGCGACCGGATTCGAGTACCAGTTCAAGTTCTATTCGTTCGAGTTCGCCGAGTACGTCTGCACCCAGTTCAACGACCAGTACATCGCGCTGGTCAATCCGCCGCCGCCCGGATCGAAGGAGGGCAACATCTCGTTCGACAACGCCGGCAACCCGGTGAGCGTCAACATCGCGTTCTTCGACATCTGCGATCCGGCCGCCACCGACTTCGCCAAGAACTGCACCAGCGGCTGCCCCCCGAAGCCGGTGCCCTTTTGCCCGCTCGGCCAGAACGAGCTTTTGGGCACGAACTTCGAGAAGGGCTTCACCAGCGAGGACGCGGGCGGCACGGTCTGGCTGAAGACGCAATCGCCCGTCGTGGGCGGCCAGGAGTTCACCATCCGCTTCGCCATCTGGGACACGGGCGACTCGTCCTACGACTCCACCGTGCTCGTCGACGGCTTCAAGTGGATCGCGAACGGCGGCACGGTCGTCGTCGGCACCGATCCGGTCGACACGCCGAAGTAGCCTATCCCTCCGCCAGCACGATCACCTTGTCTCCCTGGGCGAAGCGCACCTTCTCGCCCTTCGCCGGGTTCACCTTGACGCCGTACGCCTTGGTCGCGTCGCCCGCCTCCCTCGCGATTCGATAGCCGATCGCCACCTCCCCGCGCCGGCGCGCCGCCTCCGCCACCGTGGCGAACGGCGTCGCTCGGCCCGCCTCCACGTATTCGCCGGCGGGCTTCAGGTAAAGCTCCGAGCCCTCCGGATCGAAGAGGTCGGCGAACACGGCCGCGAGGTCGGCGTTCTCGGCGATCTGCGTCATCATCAGGCTCACGAGCTTGTCGCTCACGATGAAATCGTCGGCCCGCGTCACCTCCGCGAGCTTCTGGTTTCGCACGTCGAGCATCTCGCTCACGATGGAGAACGGTTTACCCGTCTTCGCCGCGATGTCGCGCAGGTGGAGCAGCGTCACCAGCGTCTTCGCGTCCGCCTCCTGCGTGCCCAGCTCGTCCGAATAGCTCAGGGTGATCACGTGGTCGTACGGGCGCGCCGTCACCCGGTCGAGCGTCCTGCGGCTATTCGTGTCGCCCGCCTCCACGTGCACCTTCAAATTCGCGAGCGAGGGGCGGCTCTCCTCCACGTCCCTCCCCGCCGCGTCGCCTTCGGCCACGACCGTCACCGCCGAGCCCGCCGCCACGTAACGGTCGAGCTGCGCGAGAATGGCCGGCCCTCGCCGATTCCAGCCGAGGATCAGGACCTGCTCGGGCGCCGCGGTCCGGTCCCAGGGCGAGCGGATCGCCTCGTCGTCGATGCGCGTCTTGCCGGCCCCGAGCCGCACCGCCGTGTCGTCCTCCGCGATCACGACCACTGCGTCGCCTTTTTCGATGGCCCCGTCCATCGGCGGGTTGAGCTGCACCCTGCCGTCTTTTCTGCGCAGCCCGATCAGCGTGCAGGTATCGAATGCGAAGAGCGCCTCGCCGAACGTCTTGCCCGCGAGCGCGGGCAGCTCGGCCATGTAGATCTCGTCGCCGCCGAAATCGAGCAGCTCCGTGTACACGGCCGAGAGCCCCGATTGCCTGCACGTCTGCACGGTGATGCTGGCGATGAGCTCGCTCACGGGCAGGATCTTCGCCTCGTCCTTCGCGACGAGCTGGGCCGCCTCCAGGTTCTTCGGGTCCCGGATCTCGGCCACGATGTGATATCTGTCCGCGCGCCTCTCGGGCCCGTTCACGAGCGCGAGGATCGTCTTGATCACGTGCGCGTCGGCGTCCCCCTCCTCCGGCCCGAGCACCATGATCGCCCGCGCCTCGTTCGGGTTCACGATCGCCAGATCGCCCGGATCGATGGGGCTGCCCGTGCGGCAGACGACGCGGATTCCGCGCGGCGCGCGCACCTTCTCGCGCAGCGCGTCCTCCATTTCCACCTTGTCACGCTCGGCGAGGATCACGATCGCCGCGTCCCTGCGGCTCTCGTTCGCGAGCAAAAGCTCCGACACGACCGAGAAGATCTGCGGGGACCAGCCGAGAATCACGGTATGGTCCTTCTCGCAGACCAGGCTCCGGCCTTTGCGCAGATCGGACAGTCG includes:
- a CDS encoding choice-of-anchor L domain-containing protein — its product is MKRNHLVLLGLAGALALTAGCTIKGNAGGSGGAGGAGGENNGQGGKTASSGDGVGGTFVGSAGPGAGGSGPTCATDSDKDDDGDGLSEAQGDCNDCDANVSPGGIEVVNSDPMKQAADEDCDGVVDNVAPASCDGNLQLTDPDPQNGARALDLCQFVGADDKKWGVLDAKYVRANGTAVGASRQIGLLDGFGPNVNVQLGSRMLALSSGGARTPGQPEVCTSHGCTGYGAGTAPPGFPQNAPGCAQGTQIRDDVGLELKLRAPTNATGFEYQFKFYSFEFAEYVCTQFNDQYIALVNPPPPGSKEGNISFDNAGNPVSVNIAFFDICDPAATDFAKNCTSGCPPKPVPFCPLGQNELLGTNFEKGFTSEDAGGTVWLKTQSPVVGGQEFTIRFAIWDTGDSSYDSTVLVDGFKWIANGGTVVVGTDPVDTPK
- a CDS encoding CASTOR/POLLUX-related putative ion channel encodes the protein MQKVTLWDKLRYRFDNTLARGTGALIGWLFLASALMITAVAALVVASGIAPDAEGGERPGFGSMVWFTLMRALDAGTVGGDAGSIPFLAAMFGVTIGGIFLVSTLIGILTSGLENRLSDLRKGRSLVCEKDHTVILGWSPQIFSVVSELLLANESRRDAAIVILAERDKVEMEDALREKVRAPRGIRVVCRTGSPIDPGDLAIVNPNEARAIMVLGPEEGDADAHVIKTILALVNGPERRADRYHIVAEIRDPKNLEAAQLVAKDEAKILPVSELIASITVQTCRQSGLSAVYTELLDFGGDEIYMAELPALAGKTFGEALFAFDTCTLIGLRRKDGRVQLNPPMDGAIEKGDAVVVIAEDDTAVRLGAGKTRIDDEAIRSPWDRTAAPEQVLILGWNRRGPAILAQLDRYVAAGSAVTVVAEGDAAGRDVEESRPSLANLKVHVEAGDTNSRRTLDRVTARPYDHVITLSYSDELGTQEADAKTLVTLLHLRDIAAKTGKPFSIVSEMLDVRNQKLAEVTRADDFIVSDKLVSLMMTQIAENADLAAVFADLFDPEGSELYLKPAGEYVEAGRATPFATVAEAARRRGEVAIGYRIAREAGDATKAYGVKVNPAKGEKVRFAQGDKVIVLAEG